The stretch of DNA CCTCGCCGTGGACGTCCGTGAGACGATAATCGCGCCCACTGTAGCGATAGGTCAGTTTTTCGTGATCCAGTCCCATCAGATGAAGCATCGTCGCGTGCAGGTCATGCACGTGCACGCGATTCTCCATCGCTTTGAAGCCGAACTCATCCGTGGATCCGTAAGTCATGCCTCCCTTCACGCCGCCTCCAGCCATCCAGACGGTGAAGCCGTGATGGTTATGGTCCCGGCCATCGTCGCCTTGTGAGGTCGGCGTCCTTCCAAACTCTCCGCCCCACAAGACCAGCGTGTCTTCCAGCAAGCCTCGCTGTTTCAAATCTCCGAGCAACGCCGCGATCGGCTGATCCACAACCGCGGCGTGATTGCGATGCGACTCGCTGTTCTTGGTGTGGTGATCCC from Verrucomicrobiota bacterium encodes:
- a CDS encoding DUF1501 domain-containing protein is translated as GGFKRSTYARNCLLARRLVERGVRVVQIYCGKSQPWDHHTKNSESHRNHAAVVDQPIAALLGDLKQRGLLEDTLVLWGGEFGRTPTSQGDDGRDHNHHGFTVWMAGGGVKGGMTYGSTDEFGFKAMENRVHVHDLHATMLHLMGLDHEKLTYRYSGRDYRLTDVHGEVVRDIIA